The genomic region GGGCGGCGAGGCTCGTTGGAGCCcgtgaggaggaggatgaggaggcggTTCCGGTGAAGGTGGCGTCGACCGTCGGCGTCACACCGAGGGACGTCGGGGTCGGGCTTGGTCACATCTAGATTTGGATCGGGGAGGGGGAGAGATGAGGGGGTGGGGGCTGTGGTGAGTGGGTTGCTAGTGTTTCGGCTGACAGGGGGTTAAGCAAGGGGGCGGCCTGGTGGCCTATTGGGCGGAGGTCGagggggttcttcttttattttttttgtttttttcttttacttattttttcttttagtttccttttcttttagttttaatagattaccaaagtggcacctaaattgatgtTACAAATTAAGCCATATCCACAATAATTTATTACTCAAACTAAATtagttttgtaattatttattattCTAAAAGCATTTTAGTTAATTGTTTAGCCACGGTTTTGTTTGTTAATATGCATTTAAATAATCTGTGGCTTCTTCACAAATATTTCTTATGAATTATTTGCCACAGTTAGGACATTTTAgttttgacacttgaaaacttttattatttgactTCGTTTTTAactttgaattttgaatcggttttaaATCATAAGGGGTTTaacaacagtaacatgatgacatggcatcattagtagggaattactgtagcttgatgaTCTAGGCGTCACATAAATAATATGGCATTGAATTTAGTATAAAGTGCTGACAATAGCCTCCACCTCCCGCCTTGTCTCCATGTCCGAATAGCTCTGATCCCACGCTCACATTTTCCACTCCCTTTACCGTCGCCATGCCACTTCCCGCGTAGCTGCACCGAGCGCCACTTTCGAAGGAGGAGGAGCGGATCCTGGATGAAGAGGCAGCGGAAGAGCAGACCGACCTCTTCGctatggaggaggaagaggaatgTCTTTACCCACCGGAGGCCGCGAGGAAGGATCCCGTCGTTGCTGAATGGTCGGATTGGATACCCGCAAAAAAACCAAATGATAAGTACCACACGTGTGACAGGAAGTAACACCGCCCTGGCATTTTTACAGCTACTAGTAAATGCGCACGTGCAACACACGTTAATATTTAGGCAATATCAGTGGGGAAGCCACTCATCAGCTGGGTAGTCAATTGACTACCCAGCTTTTTGATGAGACTAGCATATGCATgcaaaaatgttgaattttttggTTCAAATTTATATACCTGACTACACAATTTGAAAATGACTACACAAGACTGCagttctggctccgccactgggcAATATATCAATTGCACGCGGATATTAGATATGCTATTTTTTGTATGTTAATCATGTGTTTAGCGCAATATTTGGCATGATATTAATTGCACGTTAAACACGTTTAATGTTCAAAACAGTCTAGATCGTTGGATTGACTTAGTTCAATGACCATGATCAGTTGAATATGCTCTTTTGAGTCTTTTTATGTCGGTATAATATAGATATAAAAAATTGCCATACGAAAAAGAACAAATCTCCAAAAAACTGAAACTTACCATTCAAACAAAAAGCTGTCATGCTTTACAACTAAAGTTGACATTCTCATATAACTAAattatttacacaatcacattatTATTGATAAGTAAATCACAAGTCAACGTACGGGAATATTTATACCCCGTTATAACGCACGAGCATTGTTCTATTTTGTCATAAAAAAAGTCAGAGCGAAATTGTTTCGTGCTACACGTGTGACCCCTATCAGGGTAAAAAAAATTGATTGGATTGGAAACTCAAAACACACCATCAAAGTTTGATTCGCAATGGCGGCAACGAACTGACCCCACATCAGTGGCGCACTATAGGTGCTCTTTGCCAAACCATGAATGCCGTCGGCACGACTCCACTACAAATAGGCCACTCGTTATTTCGAAAGGCCACACCAGCGCCCACCCAATCCACCAACCCCGACCCCTCAATTCCGTCGagcgccccgcgccgccacccaaACCCTAGCTCCCCATGGCCACCGTCTCCTTCTCATCCCCGGCGTCCTTCGCCGGCGACAACAGCGGTGCCCTTACCTCCGCCACCATCCTCCGTTTCCCGCCCAACTTCGTCCGCCAGCTCAGCACCAAGGCCCGCCGCAACTGTAGCAACATAGGCGTCGCGCAGATCGTCGCCGCCGCTTGGTCCGATCGCCGAGCCGTCACCTCCCACTCCGGCGGCGGAAGCAGCGTCCGCGGCACCTCCTCCCATGCCGCGGCCGCATCCGCCGCCACCTCTGCGGCGGCGGCTGCCGAGGTTGGCGCCATTCCTAACGCCAAGCTCGCGCAGCCGTCCGCCGCCGCATTGGCCGAGCGTGCCCTGCTCGGTTCGGATGCTAGCCTCGCCGTCCACGCAGGTAACCTACTCGCTCCCTTGTTGCCCATCAGATCTAGGAGTATTTCGCGCAGCTATCCTTTTGGTTTTGACATGTTTGCTGTTTTTCTCTGCGTAAGGCGAGAGGCTTGGGAGAAGGATCGCCACAGACGCGATCACCACGCCAGTAGTGAACACCTCCGCCTACTGGTTCAGTAGCTCGCAGGAGCTGATCGATTTCAAGGTTTGAAGCCCCCTACCTTTATTGCTATTCTGTGCTCTAGTTGTCAGATTTGATAAATCTGCGGTTATATTGTCAAAATCTCCTTTTTGTTAGGAGGGGAGGCATGCTAGCTTCGAATACGGGAGGTATGGGAACCCGACCActgaggctttggagaagaagatGAGGTGAAATCTAGATTCTCCTCTTTCTTGTGGATTTTTTATGCCTTGTTTGTTCCATTGTATCGGTTTTCCATAGTTGCTAATTTTGATGCTGCAGTGCACTGGAGAAAGCCGAGTCCACTGTCTTTGTGGCGTCAGGGATGTATGCAAGCGTCGCTATGCTCAGCACACTTGTCCCAGCAGGTGGGCACATTGTTACAACCACAGATTTGTACCGCAAGACAAGAATTTACATGGAGACTGAGCTCCCCAAGAGGGGAATTACGGTAATATGTGCTACCATCATGCCCATTTTCTTTCAGTAATATGATTAGATGTCTATGCAGTTCAGTTAGTTTTGTGAGAACCATTATGAGAGGTTCATAGCAGCAATATACAGTACTAGCTTACAGGTGATATAGTTGCTGTTGAGTGATGTGGTATGGGACCACATTTTAGAAGCCTAATAAACTTGGAGTAGAAATGCAGCTTCATTCAAGATCCAGTATTTCAGATGTCTTTACTTGATATAAACGTGATCTGCATGTTAACAACTAAtcggagtgaatctttgttgcgtTTCTGTATAATTTGCGGGTTTCTTATCTTTGTACACCTGATGCACAGATGACTGTTATTAGACCTGCTGACATGGATGCTCTTCAAGATGCACTTGATAATAATAATGTGAGTTTAATCTTTACAATTCTTTCACCCCCTTTCTTCGCATTAACTTATTCATCCACAAGTAGACTAATTTGTTGGTTCCTTTATTTTCAGGTATCTTTATTCTTCACTGAGACTCCTACTAATCCATTTCTCAGATGCATTGATATTGAGCTTGTCTCCAATATGTGCCATAACAAGGGAGCATTGCTATGCATTGATAGCACCTTTGCCTCCCCTATCAATCAGAAAGCACTGACTTTAGGTGCTGACATAGTTGTTCATTCTGCAACGAAGTATATTGCTGGGCACAATGATGTAAGttgatgaatatttttttagtaCTCTATTTACAGATAAGATATACATTAGCTCAAtttcttttgctttttaggttATTGGAGGCTGTATCAGTGGCAGGGACGAGCTAGTCTCCAAGGTCCGCATTTATCACCATGTAGTTGGTGGTGTTCTAAACCCGGTATGTTGGATTGGCATTCTTTCTATCCATCTCTCGAACCTATTTGCTTCTTTCTAGCAAGTTTCACTATATACCAAGAGTTATATTTGGTCCTCCCCATATATTGATTAGCCTCATGCTGGGATCCTGCAAGGATCCATAGATTAAATTAATCTGGAAGGGAAGTCCTGGACGATTCATCAGGCTTTGTTTGGTTGTTGGGGGATATAACACCCAGGGAGGAAAACCAGAGATGAATTGTACCGGCCCTACCTGAACCCATGGAAAACCACAGGTCGGACAATTCCCTGCTACCATTTGGTTGAAAACCATGGATAATCTCTCATTCACGACATCTCCAAAGATTTTAAAAAAAATGGAGAGATCGTTTCAATTATGGCCCAGCAACAGGAGCGTTGGAGGGCTGCTTTGGATTCTACAAGCTCTTCTGGCTGTcatgttcaagccatccatggctGCTCCCTCGTAGTTGTCGAGGCCAAGGCCGCTGACTCTGCTAGCAAGCCCCATTTGATTCTCCTCTTTCTCACCGCCCGCCTTAACCAAATTGAACGCCAAGATTTTGCAGTTCTGCCGAGACGACTGGAGTGGCAACATGTGGTGATGGATTGGTACATGAGGGTGAGTGGGAGGAGGTGAACAAAGGATTTGGCCATGGATGCGGGATGGAAGCGTTACCAGCAGCGAGATAAAAAATAGAAGTGCACGTGACAATTGTGAGAGGTAGTGTTGAGAGGCAGGGAATTCTTTCCATGACTTGGGAGGCGTTCTTTTTTATCCGTGGGAATTGACGGGAGGTGGAGGGGTTTTCCCATATCATGTGTCGAGCAAATCGTACGTGGGAAAACCAGGAATAATTTGCCCTGGGGTGGAAGTTTCCAGTGAATGGGCTGGGATCCTCGTGGCCTCCCCTGCTGCCAAATGATGCTTTGATCCTGGGTTCACTTCAACCCAGCCAAAAGTGTCATGAAACAGCTGGTTCATTTCTACAATATTTTATATAATCCAAGTGGTTGACTTATTTCAAAAAAATGAACATTGTGGCTTAGATGATTTGGGGAAAACCTTAGTTGAACTCTCCTACAATTTGTTGCAGTGGAAAAATATATAATATTACATTTACACTATCtttcctttgatgagaccagcatgcgttttgtgcggcgaatccaggagtctgaggtcaaggaggctttaaaaaggatgaaaggaagcaaggcgatgggccctgattgtatccccattaaggtgtggaaaggtctcggggacatagcgatagtatggctaaccaagcttttcaacctcatttttcgggcaaacaagatgccagaagaatggagacggagtatattagtaccaatcttcaagaacaaggggatgttcagagttgtactaattaccgtggaattaagctgatgagtcatataatgaagctatgggagagagtcattgagcaccgcttaagaagaatgacaagcgtgaccaaaaatcagtttggtttcatgcctcggaggtcgaccatggaagccattttcttggtacgataacttatggagagatatagggagcaaaaggacttgcatatggtgttcgttgacttggagaaggcctatgataagataccacggaatgtcatgtggtgggccttggagaaacacaaggTCCCAGCATAGtaattaccctcatcaaggacatgtacgacaatgttgtgacaagtgtttgaacaagtgatgtcgacaccgatgacttcccgattaagataggactgcatcaggggtcagctttgagcccttatctttttgcattggtgatgtatgaggtcacaagggatatacaaggagatatctcatggtgtatgctctttgtggatgatgtggtgctagttgacgatagtcggacgggggtaaataggaagttagagttatggagacaaaccttggaatcgaaagggtttaggcttagtagaactaaaaccgagtacatgatgtgcggtttcggtgctactaggtgtgaggaggaggttagccttgatggccaggtggtacctcggaaggacacctttcggtatttggggtcaatgctacaggaggatgggggtattgatgaagatgtgaaccatcgaatcaaagccggatgggtgaagtggcgccaagcttctggcattctctgtgacaagagagtgccacaaaagctaaaaggcaagttctacaggacggcggttcgacccgcaatgttgtatggcgttgagtgttggccgactaaatggcgacatgttcaacagttaggtgtggcggagatgcgtatgttgagatggatgtgtggccacacgaggaaggatcgagttcggaatgatgatatacgagatagagttgggatagcaccaattgaagagaagcttgtccaacatcgtctgagatggtttgggcatattcagcgcaggcctccagaagctccagtgcatagtggacggctaaagcgtgcggagaatgtcaagagagggcggggtagaccgaatttgacatgggaggagtccgttaagagagacctgaaggattggagtatcaccaaagagttagctatggacaggggtgcgtggaagcttgctatccatgtaccAGAGCTATGAGTTGGTtgcaagatcttatgggtttcatctctagcctaccccaacttgtttgggactaaatgctttgttgttgttgttgtacattTACACCATCTTTCAGTCCTAGATGGGACAAAAAGAAATCATTGCTGTTTAAGGGTTTGTGCTCCTGCAATATGAGGGTGCTGCATTGCTTTTCGGTGCATAGAGACATGGCACATATAGTATTGCCTCCTAATTTACTTCTAAAGGAATAAGATTTAGTCTCTGAAATGTTCAACCCAATAAATCAATGAATGAGAATGTACTCCTAGAATTCTCCGTTTAAATTATCTTCGTAATAATTTGTATGTATAACTAAAGGCAATGATATTTCTTTAGAAATGCATGGGTTCATTCGTAGTTATAGACTAGTAACCAAGATTCAGAAGTTTGACCTGCCAGGCATTGAACCTCTAGCTTTAGGTGCCATGCTATCCTTGTTGAAACGCAGTTTGACTAGTATGAGTAGTAAATGATATATACTCTGTATTCTTCTGTCTCACACCTTGTTTCTAAGCTCTTAACATTTCATTGCATTGTGATGTCAGAATGCTTCCTATCTGATCCTCCGGGGCATGAAAACACTACATCTCCGTGTTCAGTGCCAGAATAGTACTGCTCTGCGGATGGCCCAGTTTTTAGAGGAACATCCAAAGGTGTGCTACTCTGTTTCTTTTAGTCCTAGACTTGAGACAACTACGGGCCATCTATGTTTTTTGTTGCTTTAACTGAAGTTTGTATTTCATATCCTAGATTGCACGTGTATACTATCCTGGCTTGCCAAGTCACCCTGAACATCACATTGCCAAGAGCCAAATGACTGGCTTTGGTGGTGTTGTCAGCTTTGAGGTAATTTGATTGTCTTGGTAAAATATAGTAAAATACTACTCCTGCTGTAACTAaacataagacgttttttgacactgtaATTGGACTCTAAAAGTGTCTTATAAAAAGTTACAGAGGGAATATACTAGAACACTAAGTGTGTTGACTCTATTAACAATTTAACGTATAAATTATCTTGTGTTAGGTTGATGGGGACTTCGACTCTACTAGAAAATTCATTGATTCTGTCAAGATACCCTACCATGCCCCTTCATTTGGGGGTTGTGAGAGCATAATTGATCAGCCTGCCATCATGTCCTACTGGTATTAACATATATTTATCTGTTGTCACATTCAATAATTGTGCACATAATATTGTTTTAGTTTTAACTCTTGAGCTGTGATCCATAAACAGGGATTCGAAGGAGCAGAGAGACATTTATGGAATCAAGGACAACCTGATCAGGTTCAGCATCGGAGTCGAGGATTTTGAGGACTTGAAGAATGACATTGTTCAGGCCCTCAACAAGATCTAAGCGTCATATGCATCACCATTACGGGAATATATCTGGGCATATTTGCCTCACCATTACGGGAATCTATCTGGGCATATTTGCCTCACCATTACGGGAATCTATCTGGGCATATTTCATGTGGTGAACTCTTGA from Triticum aestivum cultivar Chinese Spring chromosome 4A, IWGSC CS RefSeq v2.1, whole genome shotgun sequence harbors:
- the LOC123086069 gene encoding cystathionine gamma-synthase 1, chloroplastic, which gives rise to MATVSFSSPASFAGDNSGALTSATILRFPPNFVRQLSTKARRNCSNIGVAQIVAAAWSDRRAVTSHSGGGSSVRGTSSHAAAASAATSAAAAAEVGAIPNAKLAQPSAAALAERALLGSDASLAVHAGERLGRRIATDAITTPVVNTSAYWFSSSQELIDFKEGRHASFEYGRYGNPTTEALEKKMSALEKAESTVFVASGMYASVAMLSTLVPAGGHIVTTTDLYRKTRIYMETELPKRGITMTVIRPADMDALQDALDNNNVSLFFTETPTNPFLRCIDIELVSNMCHNKGALLCIDSTFASPINQKALTLGADIVVHSATKYIAGHNDVIGGCISGRDELVSKVRIYHHVVGGVLNPNASYLILRGMKTLHLRVQCQNSTALRMAQFLEEHPKIARVYYPGLPSHPEHHIAKSQMTGFGGVVSFEVDGDFDSTRKFIDSVKIPYHAPSFGGCESIIDQPAIMSYWDSKEQRDIYGIKDNLIRFSIGVEDFEDLKNDIVQALNKI